DNA from Mycobacterium bourgelatii:
GCCATTCTTCGGTGTGCTCACCGACCAGCTTGACCGACCAGGCCAGCGCGTCGGCCCGCGACCGCGCCACGCCCGCGTCGACCAACGTGTCGAGCACTTGGCGTTCCGGTTGCTTGAGCCGGGTCATGACGGGAACCGCGATGTGCGTGAACAGGATTCGTTTGGTGCCGGTGGCTGAGCTCACGTCGACACCCCACGAAACCTTGCGCCCGTAACGCGCCTCCGCTTCGTCGGCGATTCTCATTCGCTCGGACCGGGTTTCCTCGCGGAACCGCGAAACCCGCCCTGCGGCACGGGATTCCGTTTCCTCCGCCTCGGATGCCTCGGGGTTCTCGGGGTTCTCGGGGTTCTCTGGGTTCTTGGATGGCAGCTTGCCGATGACCGTTATCTCCTCGCGATCGACGATCACGGTCGGATCGCCGTCGAACCAGTGTTCCGGCAGTCGCCCGGCGAACCATTCGGCCGCGTCAGTGGCATCGGGTTGGTCGGCTTGCTGCCAACCGCCGGGCCGCCCGTATCGACGCCCGCGCATGTCGTGATGATGTTTCATGATTACATGATTACACCGTTATACATGTAATGGGAACCGCGTTCGCGGGCGGCGAACGACGACCGAACCGGGGCTCGTCAGGTAGCCCTCGGCCAGCGGTCCGACCATTGCTTATGCGCATACAGAGTTGTACGTTTAGAAGCGAAGCAGGCCCGGAAGAGACCGATTCAAGCGCCGGAATGAGGGGTGACAGCCGGCCGCGTCCGATCCGCATAAGACGGAGTCCGACGCCCCCAGAGTCCGTCCGGGCCTGCCCTATGCGTTCAGGGACTTATCCGCTGAGGGGCCGCACGGCCGTTCGCTAGGAGCCGCCCCGCCGCGCCCGATATAACTTCGTCTCACCCTTGATGCCCTTGAGTCGGCGCGCGACGGCGAACTTCAAGTCGAACACCGCCTCATCCCCCAGGGCGTCGACGAATGAGTCCGCGACCAGCACCGTGCCCGGCCGCGCCACACCGGTGATCCGGCTGGCCGCATTCACCGGGCTGCCGAACCAATCACCGGCACGACTCACCGCCATTCCTGCGGCGACTCCGGCTCTGAGCCGAGGGAAAGCGTCGTCGGAGTCGACCACCTCGACCAGCTTGAGCACCGTGTCCAACAGGGGCGCCGGCTCGGGGCAGACGAGCATCACGGCGTCGCCGATCGTCTTGATCAACCGGACCGGTGGGGCGATCATGTCGCGGGCGAGGTCGGCCAATCGATTGGCAAGCTGCCCGAGTTCCTCGGCCGACATCACCTCGCCAAGCTTGGTGAAGCCGACCAGGTCGGCGAACGCGACCGCGATCTGGCGAGCACCCGGCAGGGGTTGACCGGCGGCCCGCTCGCCGGCATTGACCGCTTCGGTCTCCACCATGTGGCGAAGCTGCATGAACAGCATTTCTTGGGCTATCGGCCCGAGCAGTGGCGCGATCTGGCTGACCAGGGTTTTCGATGCCTTGGCGATCTCCAGCTCGGTGATGCCCGGGCGGATGATCGCCGACAGCGCCGCGTACCGCATGACTTCGGCGACGCGCGAGAGGCCGTCGGCAAGAATCCGCACCACGAGGACGACTTGGTCGGGATCCAGGCCTAGGTCGACGAACCGTTGCGCCAAGGCGGCCGCTTCGCCGTCGGCGCGCATGTGGATGACCGCGTCGGGATCGTCCACCCTGGCCAGGCCGATCGCCCGCTGGATCCGCTGCAGCAGCCCGAGGTCGATGCCATAACGTTCGCTGATCTCGCGGGTCGACACATAGGTGCCGTCGTCTCCGATGAGGTGCCGGGTGGCCAGCAGCAGCGGCGGATTGGTCGCCCTGATCTCGTCGGCAGTGATGCCCTGTTCGAACAACCACTTCACCAGCTCGGCGCGCTCGGCTCGCGCGGTGCCCTGCAGCCCATCGAGCAGATCTTCGACGACAGCATCCTCGGGAGTTCCGTCCACCCGCCCAACGTTAATGGCCGACCGCGATCATGGGAGGTGATGACCACACCGCTGCTCAATGGACTGCCGCCGGTAGTCGACAACCGTGCCCGAGTGCTGATCCTCGGTTCCTTTCCCAGCGTGCAATCGCTGGCGGCGGGCCAGTACTACGCCAATCCGCAGAACGCGTTCTGGCCGATCGCCAGCGAGCTTTTCGGCTTCGCCGTCGCCGCGCCGTACGAACACCGGCTGGCGGCAATGCAATTGCACGGCGTCGCACTCTGGGACGTGTTGCACCACTGCCGGCGCAATGGCAGCGCGGACTCCGCGTTCGATCGAAACAGCTTGGTGGTCAATGATTTTGCACGCCTGTTCGCCGAGTTCCCGGCGCTGCGACGGGTGTACTTCAACGGCGCGAAGGCGGCCGAACTGTATCGCAGGCTGGTCCCGCCGACGGACGGGGTGCACTACCAGCGGCTACCGTCCACCAGCTCGGCCCATGCCATACCGCGCGCCGAGAAATTAGCGGCCTGGCAGGTGATCTCGCGACATCCCTCATGACAGGGGGGGCCGGCGGTGCGCCCACGGCCTGGCGACTTCGATCTGCGCGGCCAACGACAACAGCGTCGCCTCGTCGTAGGGCCGGCCGACGAGCTGCACCGACATGGGCAGCCCGTCGCCGTCGAAGTCCCACGGCACGACGGCGGCGGGCTGACCGGTGAGGTTCCAGACCTGTTGGTACGGGACCCGTTGCGCCACCAACAGCAAGGTGGCGATTCCACCGCGGCGGTGATAGGCGCCGATGCGGGAGGGGCCTGTCGCGGTGCCCGGCGTGACGACGACATCGACGTCGTCGAATATCGACTGGATCCGCGTGCTCGCCGCGCTCTCGGCGGCCAGCACCGCCGCCATGCGACGGTCGGAGAAAAACGACCCCATCTTCGCGATGTTGCGGGTACGCGGTTCCAGATACTGCGGGTGCGCCTGACCGTCGGCGTCGTCGCTGATTCCGCGCAGGAAGCGGGGCAGGAAGTTGGAATAGATTGCCCACGGCGGATATTCGGGATCGCGGATGACGACATCGTGTCCGAGATCGCGCAGCAATGCCCCCGCCTGCTCGAGCGCGGTCAATTGCGGCTTCCCGCACCGGACGGGCAGCGGAGTTGGCGTCTTGGTGCTCAACGCAATTCGCAGTCGACCGGGCGCACGCGCGGCCGCCGCAGCGAACTCGCCCTCGGGTCCGGGGATCGCCGTCGTCGCGTCGAGGAACAGCGCGGCGTCCATCACCGACCGGGCGATGGGCCCATACACGCTCAGCCCGTACCACCCGTCGTCGTGCGGTTCCTGCGATATCCGGTGACGTTGCGTCTTCAGTCCGAATACGCCGCACCAGGTGGACGGGATGCGAATCGAGCCGCCGCCGTCGGATCCCAGTGCCAGCGGAGCTAACCCAGCTGCCACCGCCGCGGCGCTGCCGCCACTGCTCCCGCCCGGTGTGCGAGAAAGGTTCCACGGGTTGCGTGTTGCCCCGTATGACAGCGACTCGGTGAACGGCATGATCATCAGCTCGGGCACGTTCGTCTTGCCGATGATGACGGCACCCGCGGCCCGCAATCGGCGCACCACCTCGGAGTCCGAGTTCACGGCCGGGCCGTGCGCGCCGGTTCCGTAGCTGGTCACCTCGCCGGCGACGTCAGCATCGTCCTTGATCGCGACCGGCACGCCAAGCAGCGGCCGCCGCTCACCGGCGTCGAGGCGCTGCTGGGCGGCCTCGGCCTCCTCGCGAGCGCCGTCGTAACGCACCACGCGGTAGGCGCGCAGATCGGAGTCCAGCCGTTCGATCCGTTCCAGGTAGACCTCGAGCAGCATCGGCGCGGTGATTTCCCCGTCGGCCAACATCCGCGCCTGTTCGGCGGCACCGGCAAAGGCGAGATCGCTAGGGTCCACTGCCGCAGCGTATCCCGCTCACCTGTGGTGTTCCTGACTGGTCCGCGCGGCCCCGCGGCGGAGCCGACCAGTACCGTGGCGACATGACCTGCGTGTTCTGTGCGATCGTCGCCGGTGAAGCTCCGGCCATCCGAATCTATGAAGACGACGACTATCTGGCCATCCTGGACATCCGCCCCTTCACGCGCGGTCACACCCTGGTCATTCCCAAGGAACACACCCAGGACCTCACCGACACCCCGCCGGAGACCCTGGCCGACATGATCCAGATCGGCCAGCGGATCGCCCTGGCCGCCCGCGCGACTGAGTTGGCCGATGCAACGAACATCGGTATCAACGACGGCCGACCCGCTTTTCAGACGGTGATGCACATTCACCTGCACGTGCTGCCGCGGCGCGACGGCGACAAGCTGTCGGTGGCCAAAGGCTTGCTGCTGCGTCGGGATCCCGACCGGGAGGAAACGGGCCGGCTGCTGCGGGATGCGCTGGCGCGCATCGACGCGAGCCAGTCGGAGGAGAATTCCTGACGACGACCAGCGGCTAGAAGCCTCGACAGCCCCGCGCAGCGGTCTATTCTGCTAAAGCGCGGTGTAGCTCTCCAGTGTTCACCGCAGGCCGGGGCTGGAGTGGCTATGGGACGCTCGACACGGAATCCGTGGCGGCGCTTCGGGCTGTCCGCACGCGTCGGCTGGCTGATCGTGGCGGGCTACGGGCTGGGCATAGCGCTGGTCGTCGCCTCGACCTGGTTGGGCTGGCGGGGCGGTTATGCGACGGAACCGATCAACGAATTTGTGACGGTGCTCTGCCTCGTGGTCGGCGCGGCATGCGCCGGATTGGCGGCCCGGCGCCGGGCGGGGCGGCACCGGCTCGGCTGGCTGGCCCTAATGACGGCCCTGTTGGGTTGGGCGGTCGGCGAAGTCATCTGGGCGGTCGTGGAGGTCCGGTCGGAGTTCGAGCACGCCGCTCATCCGGCCGCGGCGGAGGTTGTCCAGATGCTCTATCCGCTGGGCGCCATCGCGACGCTGGTGCTGCTGTCCCGTCCGGTTCGCCGCATTCCCTGGCACCTGGTCCTGGACGGCGTCATCGTTGCCACCTCGCTGTTCGTGGTCTCGTGGGTGTCTGTCCTGCGAAAGCTGGTCATGGAGGGCAGTGGCCCAAAGGCGGCGACGCTCACCCATGTCGCCGCCGATGTGGTTGTCATGACGACCGCGATCATCGCGTTTTCGCGAGCTCGTGCCGAAAACCGACTGAGCCTGAGCGTGGTGGCCGGGGGGGTTATAACGATCGGTGTTGCCGACCTCCTGGTCGTGTTCCACAGCGGGATGGGCAGCTACCACAGCGGCGATCTCGTCGACATCACTCGGATAGTCGGGATGTGCATGATCGCGCTGGCGGCCCT
Protein-coding regions in this window:
- a CDS encoding adenylate/guanylate cyclase domain-containing protein, which gives rise to MDGTPEDAVVEDLLDGLQGTARAERAELVKWLFEQGITADEIRATNPPLLLATRHLIGDDGTYVSTREISERYGIDLGLLQRIQRAIGLARVDDPDAVIHMRADGEAAALAQRFVDLGLDPDQVVLVVRILADGLSRVAEVMRYAALSAIIRPGITELEIAKASKTLVSQIAPLLGPIAQEMLFMQLRHMVETEAVNAGERAAGQPLPGARQIAVAFADLVGFTKLGEVMSAEELGQLANRLADLARDMIAPPVRLIKTIGDAVMLVCPEPAPLLDTVLKLVEVVDSDDAFPRLRAGVAAGMAVSRAGDWFGSPVNAASRITGVARPGTVLVADSFVDALGDEAVFDLKFAVARRLKGIKGETKLYRARRGGS
- a CDS encoding DNA-deoxyinosine glycosylase, whose product is MTTPLLNGLPPVVDNRARVLILGSFPSVQSLAAGQYYANPQNAFWPIASELFGFAVAAPYEHRLAAMQLHGVALWDVLHHCRRNGSADSAFDRNSLVVNDFARLFAEFPALRRVYFNGAKAAELYRRLVPPTDGVHYQRLPSTSSAHAIPRAEKLAAWQVISRHPS
- a CDS encoding amidase: MDPSDLAFAGAAEQARMLADGEITAPMLLEVYLERIERLDSDLRAYRVVRYDGAREEAEAAQQRLDAGERRPLLGVPVAIKDDADVAGEVTSYGTGAHGPAVNSDSEVVRRLRAAGAVIIGKTNVPELMIMPFTESLSYGATRNPWNLSRTPGGSSGGSAAAVAAGLAPLALGSDGGGSIRIPSTWCGVFGLKTQRHRISQEPHDDGWYGLSVYGPIARSVMDAALFLDATTAIPGPEGEFAAAAARAPGRLRIALSTKTPTPLPVRCGKPQLTALEQAGALLRDLGHDVVIRDPEYPPWAIYSNFLPRFLRGISDDADGQAHPQYLEPRTRNIAKMGSFFSDRRMAAVLAAESAASTRIQSIFDDVDVVVTPGTATGPSRIGAYHRRGGIATLLLVAQRVPYQQVWNLTGQPAAVVPWDFDGDGLPMSVQLVGRPYDEATLLSLAAQIEVARPWAHRRPPLS
- a CDS encoding HIT family protein: MTCVFCAIVAGEAPAIRIYEDDDYLAILDIRPFTRGHTLVIPKEHTQDLTDTPPETLADMIQIGQRIALAARATELADATNIGINDGRPAFQTVMHIHLHVLPRRDGDKLSVAKGLLLRRDPDREETGRLLRDALARIDASQSEENS